One window of Mangrovibacterium diazotrophicum genomic DNA carries:
- the pstA gene encoding phosphate ABC transporter permease PstA — MNTTENIRLQDTSKRRQLKDKLVLGMVVFFSLVTVSPIILIIGELVRKGYRQISLDFLIKNTPDTYSAMTAIANGERIPGGIANGIVGTLIMVVLAAAIAIPVGIIIGIYLYENPGKRLANFTRSLSDVMQGVPSIVLGLISYLWVVKHVTNGYSALAGSVSLSIMMLPMIVRSTEETLKMIPNSLKEAALALGTPYHKVILRVLIPTGFSGLFTGILLGISRVLGETAPLMLTALGSSMINLDITKPTSAVPLLIWEFYNDPNMIDLIWSSSLMLMILVLVLNMISKQIAKKTK, encoded by the coding sequence GTGAACACAACAGAAAACATACGACTTCAGGACACATCGAAACGCCGCCAATTAAAGGACAAACTTGTTCTTGGCATGGTTGTTTTCTTCTCGCTGGTCACCGTCTCCCCGATTATTTTAATCATCGGCGAACTGGTGCGCAAAGGTTACCGCCAAATCAGCCTCGATTTCCTGATTAAAAATACACCGGACACCTATTCAGCCATGACCGCCATTGCCAACGGAGAACGCATTCCGGGCGGTATTGCCAACGGTATTGTTGGTACATTAATCATGGTTGTTTTAGCCGCTGCTATCGCCATTCCTGTCGGTATTATTATCGGCATCTATTTATATGAAAATCCAGGTAAACGACTGGCCAATTTTACCCGAAGCCTTTCGGATGTGATGCAGGGGGTTCCCTCCATCGTTTTGGGTTTGATCAGTTACCTGTGGGTTGTAAAACACGTTACAAACGGGTATTCCGCATTGGCCGGTAGCGTTTCGCTATCCATCATGATGCTGCCCATGATTGTACGTTCAACCGAAGAAACATTGAAGATGATTCCCAACAGCCTGAAAGAAGCTGCGCTGGCATTGGGAACGCCTTATCACAAAGTCATTTTAAGGGTCTTGATCCCAACCGGGTTCAGCGGACTTTTCACCGGAATTCTACTGGGTATTTCGCGCGTTTTGGGCGAAACGGCTCCATTGATGCTGACTGCACTGGGAAGTTCGATGATCAACCTTGACATTACCAAGCCAACCAGTGCCGTACCACTGTTGATCTGGGAATTTTACAACGACCCAAACATGATTGACCTGATCTGGAGCTCATCGCTGATGCTGATGATTCTGGTCTTAGTATTGAACATGATTTCGAAGCAAATTGCTAAGAAAACAAAATAA
- the pstB gene encoding phosphate ABC transporter ATP-binding protein PstB, which yields MVTDTIAEIKNPALSIQDLSVYYDKNKAVKNVSVDIKKNTVTAIMGPSGCGKSTLLRALNRMHELYDNIRTEGKVLIHDENIYDVPAIKLRREMGMVFQRPNPFPTMSIFENVIAGYKLNGIRLKKNEKEEIVERSLRDVALWDEVKDTLHKKGTFLSGGQQQRLCIARALAFGPEIILMDEPTSALDPIATSKIEDLLVKLKENYTIILVTHNMTQAARISDYSLFMYLGELVEYGKTKNMFTNPKDPRTEQYLTGKFG from the coding sequence ATGGTAACAGATACAATTGCTGAAATAAAAAATCCAGCACTGAGCATTCAGGATCTTAGCGTTTATTACGACAAGAACAAAGCTGTAAAAAATGTTTCAGTCGACATAAAAAAGAACACCGTAACGGCGATCATGGGACCTTCGGGTTGTGGAAAAAGTACTTTGCTGCGTGCCTTGAATCGCATGCACGAGCTTTACGACAACATCCGCACCGAAGGGAAAGTGTTGATCCACGACGAAAACATTTACGATGTGCCTGCCATTAAGCTGCGCCGTGAAATGGGAATGGTGTTCCAACGCCCCAACCCTTTTCCGACCATGAGCATTTTCGAAAATGTGATCGCGGGTTACAAGCTAAACGGCATTCGATTGAAGAAAAATGAGAAAGAGGAAATCGTGGAACGCTCCCTGCGCGACGTAGCCCTTTGGGACGAGGTGAAAGACACCCTGCACAAAAAAGGAACCTTCCTTTCGGGTGGTCAGCAGCAACGTTTGTGCATTGCCCGCGCACTGGCTTTTGGCCCTGAAATCATTTTAATGGATGAGCCAACTTCAGCCCTCGACCCGATTGCCACTTCGAAAATTGAAGACCTTTTGGTGAAGCTGAAGGAGAACTACACCATCATCCTGGTAACGCACAACATGACGCAGGCGGCCCGTATTTCAGATTACTCTTTATTTATGTATCTTGGAGAGTTGGTGGAATACGGCAAGACAAAAAATATGTTTACCAATCCGAAAGACCCGAGAACCGAGCAATACCTGACCGGTAAATTTGGTTAA
- the pstC gene encoding phosphate ABC transporter permease subunit PstC, which translates to MNSDKITRLVLSLGSFILIIVAAGMVYSLVMGSIPAFKTFGFKFIFSNNWDPTYGKENYGALPFIAGTLISSILALLISLPLSFSASLFLGEYFKGTRVARILSMLVDLLAGIPSIVYGLWGFYVLRPLMIELGIGSQGFGVFTASLILAIMIIPYATSLSNEIIAMVPNDLKEAAYSLGATRLEVIQTVTIPSAHSGIIAGYILSFGRALGETMAVTMLIGNSNKVPDSLFGTGNSMASVIANQFGEADGLKLSSLIAIGLLLFLITAIVNGIGKLIIKRMQ; encoded by the coding sequence ATGAATAGTGATAAAATAACCCGACTGGTTTTATCCCTTGGCTCATTTATCCTAATAATTGTGGCTGCAGGAATGGTTTACTCATTGGTAATGGGATCCATTCCTGCATTCAAAACCTTCGGGTTTAAATTCATTTTCTCCAATAACTGGGATCCGACTTACGGAAAAGAAAACTACGGTGCACTGCCGTTTATCGCCGGAACATTGATTTCATCCATTCTGGCTCTTCTCATCAGTCTTCCCCTATCCTTTTCAGCCTCGCTTTTTTTAGGTGAATATTTCAAAGGAACCCGTGTTGCCCGCATTTTGAGCATGCTGGTCGACCTTTTGGCAGGTATCCCGTCAATCGTTTACGGACTTTGGGGCTTTTACGTCCTGCGCCCATTGATGATCGAACTCGGGATCGGTAGCCAGGGATTTGGCGTTTTTACCGCCAGCCTCATCCTCGCCATCATGATCATTCCGTATGCAACCTCGCTGAGTAACGAGATTATCGCGATGGTTCCCAACGACCTGAAAGAAGCTGCCTATTCACTGGGAGCAACCCGTCTCGAAGTGATCCAAACGGTGACCATCCCTAGCGCGCACTCCGGAATTATTGCCGGCTACATTCTATCGTTTGGGCGCGCATTGGGCGAAACCATGGCTGTAACCATGCTGATTGGTAACTCAAACAAAGTTCCGGATAGCCTTTTCGGAACCGGCAACTCTATGGCCAGTGTGATTGCCAACCAATTTGGTGAAGCCGACGGACTTAAATTAAGTTCCCTGATCGCCATCGGTCTGCTGCTCTTCCTGATCACAGCAATTGTGAACGGAATCGGAAAACTGATTATTAAACGGATGCAATAA
- a CDS encoding sensor histidine kinase: protein MLKQRTYQQRIFIYFFSAFTVFTLSILAFQYSREKEYRRSELESTLDNVANMTNAYIKHHKLNETGDFGELDSIVYLVPDPEMRVTVIDMKGVVLFDSFVEEYTAMENHLQRPEVQKALYNERGANIRHSATTGQDFYYYARNYDTYFIRCAALYNIKIQHFLKASRVFIFFMIALFLLMWLMLYLVTKRLGEFITKLRDFAVRAGKEEDIDPNFKFPDSEFGDIQLQIVRIYNRLKRAKDDLSAEKERLFNHLYALNEGIAFFTTNKEKILANNHFIQFINMISEHSTISAESLFEIPEFAELIEKIEAYLKPGTVINPKNPPHVQITVEKNEMFFRVQGIVFADRSFEVLIEDITRPEKRRLLKQQLTSNIAHELKTPLASIKGYLETILSNKNVPEDKMHYFIERAFLQSERLNELLNDISLLNNIEDAGDLFEFKQVKLRPLINDVIENLESRINKKEIKLDLDINEKVTVYGNDSLLSSIFQNFIENSINYAGPKVTIRIRQYLEDEKFYYFSYSDSGKGVPEAHLTRIFERFYRVDEGRTRDTGGTGLGLAIVKNAVGLHKGEISVRNRPEGGLEFLFSLSKS, encoded by the coding sequence GTGCTAAAACAACGAACATATCAACAACGCATTTTCATTTACTTTTTTAGTGCATTCACGGTTTTCACCTTGTCTATCCTGGCATTTCAATACAGCCGCGAAAAGGAATACCGCCGCAGCGAACTGGAAAGCACGCTAGACAACGTTGCCAACATGACCAACGCGTACATCAAGCACCACAAGCTGAACGAGACGGGTGATTTCGGTGAGTTGGATTCGATCGTTTACCTGGTACCAGACCCTGAAATGCGTGTTACAGTCATCGACATGAAGGGCGTCGTGTTGTTCGATAGTTTTGTTGAAGAATACACGGCCATGGAAAACCACCTTCAGCGCCCCGAAGTACAAAAGGCACTTTACAACGAACGCGGCGCCAATATCCGGCACTCAGCCACCACTGGTCAGGATTTCTATTATTACGCCCGTAACTACGACACCTACTTTATTCGTTGCGCGGCTCTTTACAACATCAAAATTCAGCATTTCCTGAAAGCATCGCGGGTATTCATTTTCTTCATGATCGCCCTGTTCCTGCTCATGTGGCTTATGCTGTATCTGGTAACCAAACGCCTTGGCGAATTCATTACCAAGCTGCGCGATTTTGCTGTGCGTGCCGGCAAAGAAGAAGACATTGATCCGAATTTCAAATTCCCGGATTCAGAGTTTGGCGATATTCAGCTTCAGATTGTTCGTATCTACAACCGCCTGAAGCGTGCCAAAGACGATTTGAGTGCTGAAAAAGAAAGGCTGTTCAACCACCTTTACGCATTGAACGAAGGGATTGCCTTTTTTACAACCAACAAAGAAAAAATACTGGCCAACAACCACTTTATTCAATTCATCAACATGATTTCGGAACATTCAACCATCTCGGCGGAATCGCTGTTTGAAATTCCGGAATTTGCTGAGTTGATTGAAAAAATTGAGGCATACCTGAAACCGGGAACGGTTATCAACCCCAAAAACCCGCCACATGTACAGATTACCGTGGAAAAAAATGAAATGTTCTTCCGGGTCCAGGGGATTGTGTTTGCCGACCGCAGTTTCGAAGTACTGATCGAAGATATCACACGGCCGGAAAAACGCCGCCTGCTGAAACAACAGCTGACCTCGAACATCGCCCACGAGCTAAAAACACCGTTGGCGTCGATTAAAGGTTACCTGGAAACAATTCTTTCCAACAAGAATGTACCGGAGGACAAAATGCATTATTTCATCGAGCGTGCCTTCCTGCAAAGTGAACGCCTCAACGAATTGCTGAACGATATTTCGTTGCTAAATAATATCGAAGATGCCGGCGACCTGTTCGAGTTTAAACAAGTGAAACTTCGCCCGCTGATCAACGATGTTATCGAAAACCTCGAGTCGCGCATCAACAAAAAAGAAATCAAACTGGATCTAGACATCAATGAAAAAGTCACCGTCTACGGAAATGATAGTTTGCTGTCGTCGATTTTCCAAAACTTCATCGAAAACAGTATCAACTATGCCGGACCGAAAGTAACGATCCGAATCCGCCAATACCTGGAAGATGAGAAGTTCTACTACTTCAGCTATTCGGATAGTGGAAAGGGCGTCCCGGAAGCGCATTTAACCCGTATTTTCGAGCGTTTCTACCGCGTTGACGAAGGTCGCACCCGCGATACCGGTGGAACCGGCCTGGGACTGGCTATCGTGAAGAATGCCGTTGGCCTGCATAAAGGTGAAATATCAGTTCGAAATCGCCCCGAAGGAGGCCTCGAATTCCTGTTCTCCCTTTCAAAAAGCTAG
- a CDS encoding phosphate signaling complex PhoU family protein has product MTIKKDEAIQGIFNDFEKLANVVLEQLDNMEHIITSGELNISDEMLAQLNKNEESINQLEVKISDKIVNTIVLQNPFASELRKLMSCYRILINLERIGDRVINVSNFIKKIKTPELYDSFHEIFSNTAILSVEMVRKSLWAFSNNDIEFAIWTIKNDDVMDEVNSKLLKKLVKKTNSAETDKHLLTSMVTLKEMMSNLERIGDYATNIAEATIYAVEGKDIRHHNIEE; this is encoded by the coding sequence ATGACCATAAAAAAAGACGAGGCAATCCAAGGAATCTTCAACGATTTTGAAAAGCTGGCCAATGTAGTCCTCGAGCAGCTCGACAACATGGAGCACATTATTACCTCGGGCGAACTGAATATCTCGGATGAAATGCTGGCTCAACTCAACAAAAATGAGGAGTCCATCAATCAGCTCGAGGTTAAAATCAGCGACAAGATTGTCAACACCATCGTGTTGCAGAATCCGTTTGCATCCGAATTGAGAAAGTTAATGTCGTGCTACCGGATCCTGATTAACCTTGAACGCATTGGCGACCGGGTGATCAATGTTTCCAATTTCATCAAGAAAATTAAGACCCCTGAGCTTTACGACTCCTTCCACGAGATTTTCTCGAACACCGCTATCCTGAGTGTCGAGATGGTACGTAAATCGCTTTGGGCGTTCTCAAATAATGACATTGAATTTGCTATCTGGACCATTAAGAATGACGATGTGATGGACGAAGTGAATTCGAAGCTGTTGAAAAAACTGGTCAAAAAAACCAACAGTGCCGAAACAGACAAGCACTTGCTAACAAGCATGGTTACTTTAAAAGAAATGATGAGCAACCTCGAGCGTATTGGCGACTACGCAACCAACATTGCCGAAGCAACGATTTATGCTGTTGAAGGAAAAGATATCAGACACCATAACATAGAAGAATAA
- the metK gene encoding methionine adenosyltransferase, whose amino-acid sequence MSYLFTSESVSEGHPDKVSDQISDALLDEFLAFDPNSKVAIETLVTTGQVVLAGEVKSKTYVDVQETARKVINEIGYTKAAYRFDGDSCGVLTAIHEQSDDINRGVDKVDKMDQGAGDQGMMFGYACKDTEDYMPLPLELSHRILKELAVIRREEKVMTYLRPDSKSQVTIEYNDDNSPKRVEAIVVSTQHDEFDADEPMLAKIKEDVINILMPRVIAQLPERVQALFGSDIKYHVNPTGKFVIGGPHGDTGLTGRKIIVDTYGGKGAHGGGAFSGKDPSKVDRSAAYASRHIAKNLVAAGVADEILVQLAYAIGVAQPVGVYVNTYGTANVKMDDGAIAREVEKLFDLRPAAIEERLKLRNPIYRETAAYGHMGRTPQTVTKVFESPYWGKLEKEVELFTWEKLDYVIEIKKVFGI is encoded by the coding sequence ATGAGCTATCTATTTACAAGCGAATCGGTATCAGAAGGGCACCCGGATAAAGTGTCTGACCAAATTTCTGATGCCCTGCTGGATGAATTTCTGGCATTTGACCCGAACTCAAAAGTAGCCATTGAAACGTTGGTAACTACCGGACAGGTGGTGTTGGCCGGCGAAGTAAAATCGAAGACTTACGTGGATGTGCAGGAAACAGCCCGTAAAGTGATTAACGAAATTGGATACACGAAAGCCGCTTACCGTTTCGACGGTGACTCGTGCGGTGTGCTGACTGCTATTCACGAACAGAGTGATGATATTAACCGTGGCGTTGACAAAGTTGACAAAATGGACCAGGGTGCCGGCGACCAGGGAATGATGTTCGGTTATGCCTGCAAGGATACCGAAGATTATATGCCACTGCCGCTGGAACTTTCGCACCGCATTTTGAAGGAACTGGCTGTAATCCGCCGCGAAGAAAAAGTAATGACCTACCTGCGTCCCGATTCGAAATCGCAGGTAACCATTGAATACAACGACGACAACTCTCCGAAGCGTGTTGAAGCCATCGTGGTTTCGACTCAACACGACGAGTTTGATGCCGACGAACCGATGCTGGCGAAAATCAAAGAAGACGTTATCAATATTTTGATGCCTCGCGTAATTGCCCAATTGCCGGAGCGTGTTCAGGCTTTGTTTGGATCAGACATTAAATATCATGTCAACCCAACCGGTAAATTCGTCATTGGCGGGCCGCACGGAGATACAGGCTTAACCGGCCGTAAGATCATTGTAGATACTTACGGTGGCAAAGGTGCTCACGGTGGTGGTGCCTTCTCGGGTAAAGACCCGTCGAAAGTAGACCGCTCAGCCGCTTACGCATCGCGTCACATTGCCAAAAACCTGGTAGCAGCAGGTGTTGCCGACGAGATTTTGGTGCAGTTGGCATACGCTATCGGCGTCGCTCAGCCTGTAGGTGTCTATGTGAATACCTACGGAACTGCCAATGTAAAAATGGACGATGGCGCCATTGCCCGCGAAGTTGAAAAACTATTCGACTTACGTCCGGCAGCTATCGAAGAGCGCCTGAAACTGCGTAACCCGATTTACCGAGAAACAGCTGCTTACGGTCACATGGGTCGTACGCCGCAAACCGTTACCAAAGTATTCGAATCACCCTATTGGGGCAAACTTGAAAAAGAAGTAGAGTTGTTTACCTGGGAGAAACTCGACTACGTTATCGAAATCAAAAAAGTATTCGGCATTTAA
- the pstS gene encoding phosphate ABC transporter substrate-binding protein PstS: MRKLLTLVLAVALLSSCSNSSKKTTEGKAVDLTAAGATFPLPFYNMVFKQYGEETGSTVTYGGIGSGGGIRSLKDQVVDFGATDGYLNDEQLTEMPGEVLHIPTCMGAVVIAFNIPGVDSLKLSNDLLEKIFMGDITKWDDIQITSNNEGVTLPAMDITVVHRSDGSGTTQIFADFMTKISEKWASQVGVGKSLNWPVGMGAKGNPGVAGTISQTAGSIGYIGSEFAFAQKISMAKVQNSAGNYVLPTIETISAAAQGEIPADTRIMLTNSSDPASYPISGFTWLIFYKDQAYNNRSEDQAKQTVDLLKWMVSEKAQNEAPKVHYAPLPAAAVEKAKAILSTVTYNGNPL; the protein is encoded by the coding sequence ATGAGAAAGTTATTAACCCTGGTTTTAGCAGTTGCTCTACTTAGCAGTTGTTCAAACTCTTCGAAAAAAACAACAGAAGGTAAAGCTGTAGACCTGACAGCTGCAGGTGCAACATTCCCGCTGCCATTCTACAACATGGTCTTCAAACAATACGGCGAAGAAACCGGATCGACCGTCACCTACGGTGGTATCGGCTCTGGCGGTGGTATCCGCAGCCTGAAAGACCAGGTTGTTGACTTCGGTGCAACCGACGGCTATCTGAACGATGAGCAATTGACTGAAATGCCGGGTGAAGTATTACACATCCCAACTTGTATGGGTGCTGTTGTTATCGCGTTTAACATTCCGGGAGTTGACTCTCTGAAATTGTCGAACGATTTGCTGGAAAAAATCTTCATGGGTGACATCACCAAATGGGACGACATTCAAATCACTTCAAACAACGAAGGCGTAACGCTTCCAGCGATGGACATCACTGTTGTACACCGTTCAGACGGTAGCGGTACAACTCAGATTTTCGCCGACTTCATGACTAAAATCAGCGAGAAATGGGCTAGCCAGGTTGGTGTTGGCAAATCATTGAACTGGCCTGTAGGAATGGGCGCTAAAGGAAACCCAGGCGTTGCCGGTACCATCAGCCAAACAGCAGGTTCAATCGGCTACATCGGTTCTGAATTTGCTTTTGCTCAGAAAATTTCAATGGCAAAAGTTCAAAACTCAGCCGGTAACTATGTTTTGCCAACAATCGAGACAATCAGCGCTGCTGCTCAAGGCGAAATCCCAGCTGACACCCGCATCATGTTGACCAACTCATCTGATCCGGCGTCATACCCAATCAGCGGTTTCACCTGGTTGATTTTCTACAAAGACCAAGCTTACAACAACCGTTCGGAAGACCAAGCCAAACAAACCGTTGACTTGCTGAAATGGATGGTAAGCGAAAAAGCACAAAACGAAGCTCCGAAAGTACACTACGCTCCGCTACCCGCTGCAGCAGTAGAAAAAGCAAAAGCGATTTTGAGCACCGTTACTTACAACGGAAACCCTTTATAA
- a CDS encoding response regulator transcription factor, with product MDFIPKILIVDDEQDLREILQFNLSSEGFQIDVAASAEEALTKPLETYHLILLDVMMGGMSGYKMADIVRKEHKLDVPIIFLTAKTSENDLLTGFNVGGDDYIVKPFSIKEVIVRIRAILKRGRATEQPSTTLEHEEMKVDVDRKMVSIDAEAVALTRKEFEILALLLRNKGKFISRQEILDRIWSNDVIVTERNVDVNIARLRKKIGDYGSQIIGRSGYGYCFEK from the coding sequence ATGGATTTTATACCTAAAATATTAATTGTTGATGACGAGCAGGATCTGAGAGAAATCCTCCAATTCAACTTATCCAGTGAAGGGTTTCAAATTGACGTGGCTGCTTCTGCGGAGGAAGCTTTGACAAAGCCACTGGAAACCTATCACCTCATTCTCCTGGATGTGATGATGGGCGGCATGTCGGGTTATAAAATGGCCGACATCGTTCGCAAAGAGCACAAGCTGGATGTACCAATCATCTTCCTGACCGCAAAAACCTCGGAGAATGATTTGCTGACCGGCTTCAATGTGGGCGGCGACGATTACATTGTAAAACCATTCTCCATCAAGGAAGTTATCGTGCGCATCCGTGCCATCCTGAAACGCGGCCGGGCAACCGAACAGCCGTCAACAACTCTTGAACACGAGGAGATGAAGGTGGACGTAGACCGCAAAATGGTTTCGATCGATGCTGAAGCGGTGGCTCTGACCCGGAAAGAATTTGAAATTTTGGCGCTGCTGCTCCGCAACAAAGGTAAATTCATCAGCCGCCAGGAAATACTCGACCGCATTTGGAGCAACGACGTGATCGTGACCGAACGGAACGTCGATGTGAACATCGCTCGCTTGAGAAAAAAGATTGGTGACTACGGTAGCCAAATCATCGGTCGCTCCGGATATGGTTATTGCTTTGAGAAATAA